The DNA sequence TTTATTTCACCAACTGAGAAACAATTTATAGTAagcaatggaaaaaaaaaaaaaaaaaaaagaaagaaagaaaaacactTAACCTCCATCAAAAAAGGCTAATACAACTCATCATAACATCTGCAGACCCACATCCAAAAGAAGAACATCATAGTTTGGGCAATACACCAAATTGACAGAAAGAAAATCACATTTTCTTCTTGTCTAAATTTCCTACTTCAATTAGTGGATGTTACAATCAACAATAGACAAAATACAACCCTACAGAGCAGCAATAATTACCTATGCACATAGCAAAcaaatataaattcatttaCATAAGAAAATCTACACCAAAAAAGACTAAATATTGCAGCAGCATACCCCCAAAAAAGCAGCTCTAAACAGAATCAATCATGCTACATGCTAAACCAATCAGTGGGTAGAAGTTTTTTAACTAGATTCTAGATTTTGTTCCCAAAATTCCTCAGAAAAATCAAAACTACAATGACCCTAATCTCACAAAACAACCCGGATATATACACCACAAAACCTAATGGAAATGTGTAACATTTCCCcttttttctaaaaaagaaagaaagaaaggataGGAGAGGTGGGATTACAGCTAACACAcgggattaaaaaaaaaaaaggataagatAAGCTAGCATGGCCAAATTCTTCCTCAATTCATTATTAGCTAGCTTAAAGATTCATCTACAATCACAGCCACATACATAGATCTCTAGACTTAAATTAATAgtttgcataaaaattaaacaatctATTTCCAGGTtgtaatgaataataataaatgtaaTTGTGAGCTTCTCCAATACCACCCAAAACCCCCATGTGAACAGCTAAATTCGAAGGAAATTAAATGGGACAAATGAAAAGCATATATGCATTATGCATCATGTTATCTTCACACAAGCAAAGAGCTCATGCGTTATTAGTATAGCAAACTGAGAATAGCTTATTCTCATATATTGAAATTCTGCATCTTCCTAAGAATAACCCAACTCATAGTAAACATAAGCAAAAACTCAACCCAACCTCTCCATAACCAATCTCGAACGTTTCCTGAATTGAATGTAAAGCAGCTTTAACATCAAAGTTTGGGCCGGTAATAGGAGAAAGTTGTTCCATTTTTGTTTTCCGGTTAAGCCTTATCATCACAGACAGATTGAATCAATTCAAATTGAACGTTGAAACCAGGATAAACCCCATTCCCCCATTTTCTTCTAAAAATCAAATCTGACCATCATATGAAAATtacaaaaaagagagagagagagagagagagagggagagagagaactAATGACAACGACAACAGCAGCAGCAACAAAGACAATAACCAAAATCATTGAGATAATTCgcaaaatatattttgaataaGGCTAAAAAAGAAAACGGAGCAGGAAGAAGCAGCTAAGAAGAAAGAGGACGTGGGGGAGGCAACAGTTGATGTAGATTCTGGTTCACCTCTCTTTGGCCTCCATTGTTCCTTGTTATAAAGGGATGATGTAACAACTGATTGGGAGTCCACCTTCGCGCCGGCTCTCTCTGCAGACAACAAGCAATAAATTCCCGAAAGTCTCTGGAAGCGGTAGGCGGAGCCTCAGGTGGTTGCGACATACAAATGGCACACATCAAGCTTGCCCAATCGCCCTGCCGCCCAACTGCAAACGGAAACCTCCCTAGAAAAAACTCCAATATGCTTACCCCAAAGCTCCAAATATCGCCAGCAAAGCCGTCGTACTGGCCATGATTCAAGTCCGTGTTGATCCTCTCAGGACTCATGTAGGCAATAGTACCAACTGATGAGTTGCACGGATCCATAGTCTGCTCCAGAATCCTACTCACCCCAAAATCAGCAATTTTCACATTCTTCCTCGAATCGATTAACAGATTCGAAGGCTTGATATCCCTGTGAACAATTTTCCGGCGGTGGAGATATGCAATCCCGCTCAAGATTTGCCGGGCCACATCCGACAACTGCGCCTCCAGGCCGATATGGGTGCCTTCTAGGGATCCGCCATCCACGAATTCTAGTAGCACTTGGATCTCCCCGTTGTGCTCGTAAAATTCGTGGCATTTAACCACATTAGGGTGATTGACGCCTCGGAGAATCTCGATCTCGCGGCACATCTGCCTTCTCACCGAGTCCTCATGGTTTCCATATATTACTTTCAGGGCGTAAAGCCTCCCAGTCGGACGGTGGATCACTTTGTACACAGTTCCTCCAGCGCCGCTTCCTATGCGATTGATTCGGTCAAGGTCCGAAAAACTCAGTTGCTGAGTTTGTTGATGACTCGTAGACGGGGCAGAGCTGGAAGTAggtggaagaggaagaggaaccgCAAGTTTTGGGTCTCGCTGAGGAAGAGGTAGGGTTAAGTCAGAACGCCTACGCGACTTGTTTCGATTGGCCGTAACAGTTCCAGTTCCAGCTGCTGTTACCGTTCCAGTACCAGTACCAGTTTGTGGTTGAATCGGTCTCATGACTCGGCTGCGAATCGCTCAAGATTTGATTGAATCGGCTTTTCTCCTTAATTCTTTCGCTCTTCTTATTCTCTTTTTGCCCTTTCTTCCTTCTAGGGTTCCATTTGGACAGTTCCTGATCTTCTTCTTCGTATCCTTCGTCGTCGGGTCGATGGGAAGCCTCACCGGCGAGGTTCCTTATtcgattttttttctatattctttacgacaaaaataagaaaaatcaaaataaaaacaaaaaaagaaagagagagaaagagagaagaaggaGAACCACCTCCATCTGTAACGATCCTTTTGTACAGTAAGTGAGAGCaatgaaagattttttttttttttaaataaggaaTATGAAATGAAAATTATCATTTTGAGGGACAGAAGGATTAAGAAACACGCGCTTTtagtgaagaagaagaatgggTAAATTGCATGCGCGTGAGTTTTACGTCACAAAAATGAATGATGATTCTACgttatcatattttaatgatgcAAAACTCttaaacttttacataattttttaattttattttatatatatatttaactcGAATTATATAATAACCAATAAGGTATAATTTCGTTAGTTTCCCTCACCTTTTGGGAGGAGATTTTCCAAGGAAATGAAAGCTGCGTGTGAGTGAGGTTGAGTTTTTCAAAATTTCCAGAAATCTTTACTTTAattctgaaaatattttttctccaactcaaataataatattttatttaaaaacaacaattttataaaaatttaattgaaaataataacatgaaaatagttttgaaaatttggtttgttttaataatttaatattgttattattaatttttttaaataatttatagagtGAGATAAAATAGGAAGGGAAGAGGAAGTTGATTGAAAGTAGGTGTAGgtagaaagaaaaggaagataTGTCAAAGAGTCAATCAAAGAAGATGTCTTCACTTTTGTCAAATGCATGATTTTGAACCTTCTTCTCCCTTTTACACTGCAGTATCAAAGTAATGGTTagcaaatagaaaataaattgaagtaatgtatattttatattttatataaataattaattaaatgagaaaaatattattataattttatttatactttgaaatactatattttatactattattaaatttttaaaatttttcatattagattTTGTTAATGTGATTGGTAGTAGTTATATGGCTTATAGCTAATCTTATTCGAAGAAACAAGTTGTTATCTTATGCATTTCCATGAAAGACATTCTTTATCTTCATATGAATACACCTTTTATGATATAATTTCAATTAAGCCCTTGAAATAACTATATATTATAAGGGCAATCATTGTAATTATGATTAATCCCTAAACTAAATTTATAGTGAATGTTTTATCAAGATATAATATTGAAAAACCCTTAGATTTTGGAAAATATactttctaaaattaaattgaattgaataaattaaaaattaaaattttagtatttataaaaattcaactgAATTGATTTGGAGCACAAATTAATTCGAATTAAAttcatttgatttgatttgatttagtttaatttgatCAGTTGAGTTTTTAACCTACTTttttatatcttatttttaatattttaaaatttaattaaaatatttcaactttaattataatctaatctctctatattataaaaaataatatattattattatgaatcggttcggttttattaaaattttcttatcaaaattaaatcaaactgaaataactaaaatttttcaaaataaaaatagaaccgaattgaaaaaaaataaaaaatcaaactaaatttttaaattaatttgattcgatcatTATTTTTCGtttgaactgaatactgctTAATTATGAGgtatatcttttctttttaaggatAGTTGATTCCctaaaataaaatatgcaaCATATTTGAACAAACACATAAATATTTGTTTGAAGAAATAAGAATAATGGACTAACTCATTATGGAAATACATTATTTAATTGTATAAATGATTCATAAATTTATCTAGTAATGCGCATTCGGTCGGTTTAgttcaaaatcgaactaaattgaataaattaaaaattaaaattttagtatttataaaaattgaatcgattttgagcaaaaattgatttgaattaaatcggtctaattcgatttaatttaatttggtttAATCGATTAGactttttaattagttttttattttattttttacaacttatttttaacattttaaaatttaattaaaatattttaattttaattatggtcTAATCTTTCTATGTTATCAAAAATAATagattattattactaatcagttcggttcaattttttaatttttttgatcaaaatcgtATCAGAATagctaaaatttttgaaaataaaaacgaatcaaaataaataaaaaatcaaactaaaattttaattaattcaatttgatcgattttttcaatttaaatcgaatactgctcactctACTTAATATCATAATGGTATTTAGCGTGAGAGATGATATTCTCGTATACTATTACTAGGTTATTTTATTCATAGcgtaaatttagaaaatatcatGATAATGATAAATAAATGATGCATCGCAAATTATTTAGGGAAATCTCCTAATTATTgagaaatattaatttatcaaaatttttataaagtgaAATAGTATTTAAAaggtgatgaccgctggatttctccatcccGGTCAGGGACCAAGCCCTCGATCGCGGCCCATCGCTTAGAGGCCCCACGATCCCAATACAAACAGGTCCAGCCCGTTCAGGCCTAGATACAGGGTCCATACAGATTTCTCAACCAGACCGACCCTGTCCTCATTGTCTCTCAGGCTAGCCCAGCCCTCATTACTTCTCAGGCAGATCCTCCTTGGGCTCAATATCATTCCTATCTCCTGGCCCAGCCCGGAACCAGAAGGAAGACTCCTCCATCTGCCTTGTGTACCCATCTACACGCACAcagagagaatcagaggccgttacgcatgggacactggtagacaaaagaaaacatataaaaggaaaaatactctcctctaggtctaaatttttaattattccaaaaacctctgtaaaatcctatttctctggatctcagatcatcaaaagGAGTTTAAAAACAAA is a window from the Manihot esculenta cultivar AM560-2 chromosome 16, M.esculenta_v8, whole genome shotgun sequence genome containing:
- the LOC110603900 gene encoding mitogen-activated protein kinase kinase 5; its protein translation is MRPIQPQTGTGTGTVTAAGTGTVTANRNKSRRRSDLTLPLPQRDPKLAVPLPLPPTSSSAPSTSHQQTQQLSFSDLDRINRIGSGAGGTVYKVIHRPTGRLYALKVIYGNHEDSVRRQMCREIEILRGVNHPNVVKCHEFYEHNGEIQVLLEFVDGGSLEGTHIGLEAQLSDVARQILSGIAYLHRRKIVHRDIKPSNLLIDSRKNVKIADFGVSRILEQTMDPCNSSVGTIAYMSPERINTDLNHGQYDGFAGDIWSFGVSILEFFLGRFPFAVGRQGDWASLMCAICMSQPPEAPPTASRDFREFIACCLQREPARRWTPNQLLHHPFITRNNGGQREVNQNLHQLLPPPRPLSS